A window of Cinclus cinclus chromosome 17, bCinCin1.1, whole genome shotgun sequence genomic DNA:
AAACTTCCGACAAGGTTTCTTGGTTTGCTCTTCCTGCAGGATAGCAGCAGCATCTGGGAAGACAAGGGATGAGCCCAGGTAAAGATCACGCACAGTAAAATCCCATCATGTCCAGTCCCAAACTGGTCAGGGaccagaaggaagcagagggacACCCAGGCAATGGCTTCACAGCCAGTTTAACCCACTCCCACTGCACTCTTCAGGCTGGCACtaacacagctggagctgtgtgctgacacaggccagaGCCACAGATGAGGGTTTCACCTCCGAGACTGCCTGATTCAGCAGCATCACATGCTCAATTCCCAGGCACACAGAGTGTATAAACCATCAGTgcagatttgttttctcttcccacTCTCCCTCTCATCCATCACCTCCCCAGTCCCAGGAAGGGAGTGGCAGACAGCTGGGAGCACCTACCTCGGAATGAGTCGTACCAGACTCTCTTAGCCCGGAGATGCTGAACTCCATTGAGGTGTTTCTTCCTGTTGTGCAGGTTGTCCTGGAAGGACCTGTCACAGTAGTCACAGAAGTACCTTTTCCCCATCTCTCTCCTGGCAAAACAGCATCAGCATGCCCTGGAATCACCAGGCAGCTCCTCGGTGCCCAGCCATGGGAATGGAGGATCCAGGATTTATAGCGCCTGCTTCTGAAGGAGAACTCAAATCACTTAGGGTTGGCAGACAGAGAAAGAGGTGAGACCCAACAGTTTATATCCTTGTCCATCACAGACTGCTGGGGCAAGATCTGCTGCCTGTACATGGGAGAAAAGGCCTGATCTGCATTTATCTCTGTCACCCAAAGCAAcaacagctctgctggaaggaTTCTCCTTCCCCGTGTTCAGACCACAGAAAACGGAGCCACAGGCTCCAGGGAAGGTGGAGCACAAACCATCCAAGGTGCAAACAGGGGAGCTGGAGGTCCTGGGGACCTTTGACCACAACCTCCACGAGCTGATACAAAAGAGGAAGGAAACTCCCCCGTGTCCATCTCTGCAAGGTAAGGAAGAAACTCAGCAAAGGTCATTTTAACCTCAAAGATGAAACAGAAGCTGATCTAAGGTGTACTGCAGGTGGGAAGCTGCATTACAAACACCACAGGATGTACTTCCTACAATCCACTGAGCCACCTGTTTTTTCCTGTACATCGTGggttgctctcctcatcctccccaGTCTATGGCACCAAGGTGTGTCTGCTGTGAGTACAGCACTAGGATGACAAGAGAGCTACCACCTGTGCTGGGCCTGGAGCCACTGTCAGTACAGGTGAGATCAGCTTGTGTTTTATCCTTCAggcacctgtccctgctggaggTGCAACAAACACCCTAAAGGAGCTGCAACAAACACCCTGAAGGAGCTGCAAGCTCTCTCCCGAGGGATATAAAGTTAACCTGATGAATGGCAAAGATGGATGGACTGGGAGATAAACTCAAAAAGCAATTCTCCAGGCTTTGACACTTTGACAGCTGAATGCATTTAAAACCTGGCACAGAGATCAGCAcaagaaataaagattttataaataaaacgATCCAGAATCAATGACAGCCCCCTGGCCGATCCCTCCGGCTCGGCACggagagcagagcaccaggaaaTCCCTCAGAGCCTGGCATGCTCAGCTCAGGCAGGGCTGCCAAACCTCCTGCCACACATCCATCCCAGCAGAAGCACCAGCACCacattcccttccctcccctgctcccaggaACTGCTGCTTCAAAATCAAGCCCCTGGAAATCTCCAAGGCCTCACACCACAAGTTAAAGCAAAGCTGCATTCGATGGGAAGACCtgagattttttaaattggatTGAAAACCTCCACACTAAAGGTAGAATGTTCAGATATTCCAGGTGAACTGGAAATCTCGTGTTGAGGTTTGAAAGCTCTCTTTCGTGGGGAGCTCAGGGCTGGCCATGCCCCAGCCATGTGTgctgggaccccaaatcccccatgcCCTGGGCTGATCCTGACTCATCTCTGCAGGGTTTGAGGTTTGAAATCATCCTCCTCCAGCCCAAGAATCCAAACCCAAGCACTGCTTAATGAGCATGGAGCCATAAATTCCCTCATCCTTTACATCCCTGAGTTTTGCAGCCACGTTTGCAGTGCTGTGGTGGGGCTGCTGGAATTCAGAGGGAACAAATGAGGCCCACTGGCAGGGTCTGCTTTTAAATACCGAAAAATCCCTGTTCCACATGTTATTCCATAGTCTCCCAAAGTTCCTGGTGACACAAAATGCTCCCTGTCtcagctgctggctcctgcaCTCCATCTCTGCAGAAAAGAATGCTGCAAACAGCGAAAACAAATGAGATTCTGCAGTGGTCCCACACAAGTTTCCAGAGATCTCCCAGGGAATTCTGCCTGCggaagcccagcagcagccagccttTGAAATTGTATTTCAAACTTTCTCTTTCATCACCACGACAGCAATAATTGCAGAagctccttccccctcctcccccaacAACCAGGGCAAAAAGCTCCTACAGATTCCAGACAGCCAgatcccacatcccacagctgcctgctccCAAATTCTCCAAGCAATTCCCATtgcaggggatggatggattGTAAAAAGCAATTAGAGGAATATCAGATTTTCTGTGAGACTTCCCCCTTCAGTGATTATACCCAACACTTATTCCCATCTTTTCAAGGATTCCATTGCATGGATACCTTGCTGGGTTCTGCCAACCCTCTGCAACACCAGCACTTCCCAGTGCTCTGTGAGTCCAGAGGAGTAAAAAGCTGCTTCTGAGTAATTCCAACCTATTTCCATCTCCCCAAACGGCTCCAGCAGTAAACAAAGAGCATTATTCAGCTGAAAACAGAGATGGTTCCTAATTAAATCCATCTTAGTCATTATGAAATAAAGTAAATGTAGCTGTTCTATAAAGAACTGCCTCAGCCTGGTCGTTCCCTCTCAGTATCTCCAGCCCTGATTTGCAACTGAATCAGGGTGTTCAGACCTGGACCCACCACAGCCATAAATGCTTCCAGTCAGGCTTTGTGCCAGCTTAAAAGTCTTCCTGaataagtgaaaataaaaaaaaaaataaaaaacaaacaaacaaacaaaaaaaaccaaacaacaagcCAGGGCTTTGTGTTGTATGAAAATATAACAGCAATGGTGTTCTGTGTCTCCTGGAGCCCTGTTGGGTGAGCAATACCCTGTAGTGAGGCACCTCGAAGGTGACAGTGAGGGGCTTGGGACAACTCCAGCCCAGATACCCTGGGCACCATCCCACATTTTCTtatctccagctgctgccagaacACTCCACACTGCTCTGTATCAGCTGCAGATTTTATCTCAGACTCTCTGGGGTGCTTCAccaggcagagggaggaaggTGACCCCAGAAGGGGCACAGACTCCTTTGTGCCtggggggagctgctgctctccacaCCGAACCccgggaggtgctgctgggccTTGACCTCAATTTCCTGCTTTCTCGGGGCCATTCCAGCCACTTTGGATACCCAGGCAGATGTGAATTAATTAAATCCAAGTGTCAGGCTTATGATACTCAGCTGCCAATTTAAATGGGCTCAGATCTGCAGGGAGACTTGGAATGGCAGCAGAGTCTGCCAGCACCTTCCCAATGACAGAGACACACAGATCCTGCTTTCCATTACACCCAGAGGAAAtcagggaatcatggaatgatttgggttggaagggaccttaaagctcattcaGGTCCACCCCCTgtcatgagcagggacaccttccactgtcccaggctgctccaagccccagtgtccaccctggccttggacacttccaagggaACCAGAGGCAGCTAcaccttctctgggcaccctgtgccagggcctgcccaccctcccagggaacaattccttcccaatatcccatccagccctgccctctggcagtgggaagccattccctgtgtcctgtcatagaatcatggaatggttgggttgggctggaagggaccttaaagctcatctcattccaacccctgccacaGGTAGGGATACCTTCTACTGGAAATCCAGAGCTTGATTTGGGATCAACAGCAACCTGACCATACACAAACCATCCTGGTGGCAGCAATTAATGGGCAGCTGGGGGAATTTATCTTAGATAATCCAGAGCAGTtacacttgaaaataaaaattgagtgTTTCTGAGCTCCGCTCTGTAGTAACCaaggacaggagccagggaagagctggagctgggccagggcaggctcaggctggagatcagggaaaggttcttcccttccccagagggtgctgggcactgcccaggctccccagggaatggtcccggccccgaggctgccagagctccaggagtgtttggacaccagggatggacagggtgggattgttgggggggtCTGTGCAGGGTGATCCTGTGGCTCCCTTCCCATTCAGGATATGCTAGGGTTCCAAAGGGACAACACTACACAGGAATGTGCCAGGCACCTTCCAGCTTCCAGAAAATTCAGAGGTCTTGTCCTAACCCAGAAAAATCCCATGGACCCCCACAGTCACTGCATGAGGGAACAAATATAAACAAATCAGAAGAAATTACTCCGCAGCCAGACCATGTGCTACTTCTGAGCGGGtgagacaaacaaaacaacagagcAGCGTCACTTGAGGGTCTGCTCTGGAATTTCATGTAGATACTTGTTTAACAACAGGCCTGTGGGGAAACAACTTTAGTGTTAGGATTCCCCTATCCCATCCCTATCTGTTCTGCCTTCCTAAACCCAAATTTACCCCTCTCCCATCCGTGCTAGAGTCAcgctggggctgctctgccctcaCTGAGGTTAGAAAGAGAGAAACACGAAGAGAGGGCAGCAAATGGGAACGTTCCCCACTTTCTGCCACACGGGGCcactggaagtgtccaagaccaggcaggatggggctgggagcagcttgggatagtggaaggtgtcactgcccatggtaggagtggcactggatgagctttaatgcCCCTTCCAagcaaaccattctatgattcatcAGCCCCACACCCCTCTCCCACTCCCCCGACACCAACCACCTTTTGCAACCCGAATGTGCGGAGAACAGCCCAAACACCCTCCCACCCACCTTCCGGGGGTGAGCTGAGGGCAGTGACCGCAGCCtctttcctgtccctgtcacccttGTCCGGACACCCCGGCAGGGGAGGGCAGAGCGGTACCTCTGCCCCCTCAGCCCTCCCGCCCCGGCCACGGCCGGGCCGATTCCACCGCACAAAGCCGGGCAGAGACCCCGGGGCTGCCCAGCAGAGGCCGCTGAGGACAAGGCGGGAGAAACGTGAGGGGAGAACCCCTCACAGGGACCCCCGGCCACGATCACGTACCTCTGTCCGGGCCCGCGCCGCACTGCCTACAACTCCCACAATACCCCACGGCAATGGCGCATGCGCAGGTTACAAACGGCACAGCGCGCCTACAACTTCCGGCAATACCCCACGGGGATTCGGCACTCCGTACAACTCGCAGAGCACCGCCTACATCTCCCAACAGCCCGTGCGCGCGGCGCAGGCGCAGAGCGCGCGGCCAAGATGGCGCTGCTGCGGCAGGTGTATGGGTCGCTGTTCCGCCGCACCTCCACATTCGCACTGTCGGTCGTGCTGGGTGCGGTGCTCTTCGAGCGCGCCTTCGACCAGGGCGCGGACGCTCTCTTTGAGCAGCTCAACGAAGGGGTAAGGGCTGTGTAAAgccccgccggggccgcccggGCACGGGCCCAGCGCTGAAGGTCAGGCCCGCCCCGCTGGGCCCCGTGCGGGCCGCGGCTCGGCCGCGGGGCTCACTGAGGGTCTGTACGGCTCGGCCGCGCCCGAGGGGGCTCCGTGGTGTCCTTGGGCTTCTCTGGCCGCTTGGAACGGGCGTGCAAGGCAGGGGGGAGCGGCAGGGCTGAAAGGAgctttttttgtgctttgtaGTTCCCCAGCTTGCCCTTGGCGGAGGAAAGGGATAAGATCTGGTGGCCTTGGGTGTCCCCAGCGTGAAGCTTGGGTGAAAGGGGTCAAGTTGTTGTTAGGTTCCTAAGTACAGCAGTGACGGGGTAATGACTGCAGGATACCGAGGCAGGCTTGGGGAAGACCTTAGAACTCCATTCAGGGCCTACAGAGGCTCCAGGATATGAGAGgaggactttggacaagggctTGAAGTGAcaagacacagggaatggcttcccactgccagagggcagactagatgggatattgggaaggaattgttccctgggagggtgggcaggccctggcacagggtgcccagagcagctgtggctgcccctggatccctggaagtgtccaaggccaggttggacattggggcttggagcagcctgggacagggggaggtgggactaccatggcagggggtggaccTGGATGAGCTcttaagatctcttccaacccaaaccattccactgACTCCGTGAATAGGATTGCTCTGTACATCCCTTATGTACAGGAGCAGAACTGCCCTCTCCAGTCTGGGTGGGAGTTCAAGGCAGTGTCTCTGGGTCACTAATCCAGGGGAATCTCTGCAGCTTCCCCCCTGTCCAGATTACAAAACAGGAGCCCCCACATGCATCCCTGTGGCCCCCAGATCCAGTAGAGAACTCCCATCACCACCTCTCCAGGCAGGATAATTTGCATTTTGGAGTCTGTTATCCCAACCCCACTGAGAAACTGCCTAAAatgtcctgattttttttcccatttattttacATGCAGAAACTGTGGAAACACATCAAGCACAAGTATGAGAactgagcagctcagcagcaggagaCAGCCTGGGGTGGCAGCAAGCACTGCAGGGATAGATTCAGCCTCCTGAAACTGGGAATGGATTCCTGATGGAACAACTCCGAGCCAGATGCTATCAGCCACCAACTGATACGATGTGAAGCCACATGGACTCAAGGAGTTCTGCTGCTGTACTCAACTTACTGTGTTCAAATTAAACTCCTGGTCCTGTCTTGTGTCTGTGTGTTCACCTCACTCATCCTTTGGCCTCTCTATAACTCCTCCATATCTGGGAGATGGAGAATCTTTAAAAACAGCCCTGTTCCTTATTTCCAAGGCACTATTGGGAATCACAGCGTCTTAAAACGGGTTTGAAGGCACTTAGACAGTTGTAGTTCAGtagcagccctgggctgcctgtGAAGAGTGAGAAGCTTTCTGCTTCTTA
This region includes:
- the LOC134051024 gene encoding cytochrome b-c1 complex subunit 9; protein product: MALLRQVYGSLFRRTSTFALSVVLGAVLFERAFDQGADALFEQLNEGKLWKHIKHKYEN